TGTTGTCGGACTCGGAGAAAAGACCGTTCATAGACGAGGCGAAGCGGTTGCGGGCGATGCACATGAAAGAGCACCCAGACTACAAGTACAGGCCTCGGAGGAAGCCGAAGGTACCGTTGTCCGGCAAGGGCTCGATGAGCCCGGGCCGTTTCCCGAGCTTCCCGTTGCCGCCGTACTTCGCCGCGCCGGCTACACCAGTGccgcatcatcatcatcatccgcACCCCCTCGATTACCCGTCATTGTCGCCGTACTTCAGCTCCCCCTTCGACGCGGTCCACCTCAGCAAGCTGGTCTCTGCCAACGGAGGTTCCGCGTCCTCGCCGTCGAGCGCGgctgcggccgcggccgcggctgcCGCGGATGCGGCCAACAACAACGCGGCCGCGGTTGTCAGCAGCTTCTACTCCGGCTTCTACTCGACGCCCACGACATCAGGTAAGCCGTACCACAACACGGCCTCGCATCTTGGCCCACTGTTTCCCACCGGACACCACACGGTCGGCGGGAGCACGCCTCATCCGCCCCTCATGTTCCCAACCTCCTCGACGGCCACTGGCAACGGCAGCGTCGTCACCACCACGAGCAGCCCCTGCAGCAGTCCAGGAACCACTCCGATACCGTCGTCCCATCAGCAGGTGGCCACGCCGTCGACCTCTACCACGCTGGAACTGGAACAGCTACGTAGACCTGTCCCCGTGATATTCTAGACACGTTCGATCT
The window above is part of the Megalopta genalis isolate 19385.01 chromosome 2, iyMegGena1_principal, whole genome shotgun sequence genome. Proteins encoded here:
- the LOC117225466 gene encoding uncharacterized protein LOC117225466, with protein sequence MKDNHQVYNRERRKSACECVNSSLQLTSEKVSKLDSRGGTACYWSTDQFRIDDPVTMMSSHQHHPGYGFLSGMDLHSMHVSQDMSMVSQQTATLQEQHIKRPMNAFMVWSRIQRKKIALDNPKMHNSEISKRLGAEWKLLSDSEKRPFIDEAKRLRAMHMKEHPDYKYRPRRKPKVPLSGKGSMSPGRFPSFPLPPYFAAPATPVPHHHHHPHPLDYPSLSPYFSSPFDAVHLSKLVSANGGSASSPSSAAAAAAAAAADAANNNAAAVVSSFYSGFYSTPTTSGKPYHNTASHLGPLFPTGHHTVGGSTPHPPLMFPTSSTATGNGSVVTTTSSPCSSPGTTPIPSSHQQVATPSTSTTLELEQLRRPVPVIF